GTTGCCCTTCTTGTACGTAGGCATCTGGGCCTTGCGGTCCTTGAGCAGGGCGGTCATGGTCTTGGCCATGGCTTTCACGCGTTCCGGGTGCTGTTCTGCCAGATTGTGCTCCTCGCTGATGTCTTCCTTGATGTTGAAGAGTTCAAACTTCTGGTTGGGATGCCAGTAGATCAGCTTCCAGTCCCCCTGGCGCATGGCCGTGCTTGGGGAGTAAAGGGAGTTGTTCCCGTTTCCTTCCCCCCACACGTTGGGCGTATGGAAGAGCAGGGGGCGGTTGGGGTTCATTTTGCCGCCTTTCAGCAGGGTGACGAAGCTTTTTCCGTCAATAGTCTGGGGGGCCTGTATCTTTTTGGCTCCCGCCATTTCCAGAATGGTGGGGAAGAAGTCTTCAATGATGACGGGAGTGGTGCAGACGGTTTCCGGCTTGGTGACGCCGGGCCAGTAAACGATCATCGGCTCCCGGATGCCGCCTTCCCGGTTGGAGCCCTTGCCGAAGCTCAGCGGGTAGTTGGATTCCTTGTTCCCCATGCGCCCGCTGATGGCCAGGCCGCCGTTGTCCGCCATGAAGATGATGACGGTGTTTTTATCCAGATTGTTCTTTTTCAGATATTCCCGGATGTCCCCCAGGCTCTTGTCCATCCCCTGGATCAGGGCGGAGTACCTCTTCTCGTTATCGGACCATTTGTGACCGTCATTCGGGTTGGAGTATTCTTCCGCAAAGCGCTTGTCATACCCGCGCGCGTCAAAGGGGGCGTGGATGGCGTAATGGGACATGTACAGGTAGAAGGGCTTGTCCGCCTCCTTGGGGTCCTTCCGGATGGCGTCCAGCCGTTTCAGCGCTTCCTGCGTCAGGGCCTCTGTCAGGAACACGTCGTTTTCATAATAATTGTTCTCGTCCAGACCGCGGACGTGGAAATTCCCCGTGCCGTATTTCTGGGAGCCCCGGTAGTCCGCCGGACCGCCTATTTCCGTGCCGGCGATGTTGTAGTCAAAGCCAAAGAGTTTGGGATTGGCCCCCGGGGTGTTTTTGGAG
This DNA window, taken from Akkermansia muciniphila, encodes the following:
- a CDS encoding sulfatase: MHIPKTAVFLAMFLSGSAFFASAAPSPASRAAAQKRPNIILFLVDDMGWQDTSLPFWREADGTPKPTFLNKRYRTPNMEALGKQGMVFTNAYAQPICSPSRCSLISGMNSARHRVTNWTLLRDQTTDAGHKALKAPADWSINGVQPVGTKASGTTSLPLTEEKIQYKMEKPFTPVLGLPALLKKQGYTTVHCGKAHFGSKNTPGANPKLFGFDYNIAGTEIGGPADYRGSQKYGTGNFHVRGLDENNYYENDVFLTEALTQEALKRLDAIRKDPKEADKPFYLYMSHYAIHAPFDARGYDKRFAEEYSNPNDGHKWSDNEKRYSALIQGMDKSLGDIREYLKKNNLDKNTVIIFMADNGGLAISGRMGNKESNYPLSFGKGSNREGGIREPMIVYWPGVTKPETVCTTPVIIEDFFPTILEMAGAKKIQAPQTIDGKSFVTLLKGGKMNPNRPLLFHTPNVWGEGNGNNSLYSPSTAMRQGDWKLIYWHPNQKFELFNIKEDISEEHNLAEQHPERVKAMAKTMTALLKDRKAQMPTYKKGNPAGAREGSPVPWPDQAAAKL